One genomic segment of Caloranaerobacter ferrireducens includes these proteins:
- a CDS encoding nucleoside kinase yields the protein MVEKIKVKLKGIGEFTFNKGIKIIEIIKLIKADDEKKYLGAIVENEVRHLEYPLISDCSVELLDITHKDGLRIYSRTLSFIYIKACKDLFEDANITIEHSLSKGLYSEIHKDNNLTLDDVKKIKTRMQEIISKDIKIKRELISIDRAIQIFTKQKMVDKVNLIKNLNKDKMHLYSLEDYYDSFYGYLTPSTGYINSFDLIYYHPGIIIMFPRKESNFKIPKFEQQNKLAKVFKEAETWGDILDIGYVSNLNERILNGTIENIVLISEALHEKKIAYIADKIAEDEDKRIILIAGPSSSGKTTFAQRLSIQLQTSGKKPISISLDDYFVDRENTPKDENGEYDFESIEAIDIEKFNEDLLRLIAGEEVHLPTYNFIKGVREYRGRILKIEKDQPIIIEGIHGLNDKLTSAIPKNNKFKIYVSALTQLNIDSHNRIPTTDLRLIRRIVRDSKYRGNDAEKTLGLWDSVRRGEERNIFPFQEQADVMFNSALVYELAVLKKYAIPLLEKVSRDVPYYAEAKRLLKFLSYFKDIDDESIIPNTSILREFIGGSCFRKE from the coding sequence ATGGTAGAAAAGATTAAAGTTAAATTAAAAGGTATAGGAGAATTTACTTTTAATAAAGGTATAAAAATTATTGAGATAATAAAATTAATAAAAGCAGATGATGAAAAAAAGTATTTAGGTGCTATAGTTGAGAATGAAGTAAGACACTTAGAGTATCCTTTAATAAGTGACTGTAGTGTTGAGCTTTTGGATATTACTCATAAAGATGGATTGAGGATATATTCAAGAACTCTTTCTTTTATTTATATAAAGGCCTGTAAAGATTTATTTGAAGATGCCAATATAACAATAGAACATTCATTGAGCAAAGGGCTTTATAGTGAAATACATAAAGATAATAATCTTACATTAGATGATGTAAAAAAGATAAAAACTAGAATGCAGGAGATTATTAGTAAAGATATAAAAATAAAAAGAGAATTGATTAGTATTGATAGAGCAATACAAATTTTCACAAAGCAGAAAATGGTTGATAAGGTAAATTTAATAAAAAACTTAAATAAAGATAAAATGCATTTATACAGTTTAGAAGATTATTATGATTCTTTTTATGGTTATCTAACACCTTCAACTGGATATATCAATAGTTTCGATTTAATATATTATCATCCTGGAATAATAATAATGTTTCCAAGAAAAGAAAGTAATTTTAAAATCCCTAAGTTTGAGCAGCAGAATAAATTAGCCAAAGTTTTTAAAGAAGCAGAAACTTGGGGAGATATTTTAGATATAGGATATGTTAGTAATTTAAATGAAAGAATATTAAATGGTACTATAGAGAATATAGTTTTAATATCTGAAGCATTACATGAGAAAAAGATTGCATATATAGCAGATAAGATAGCCGAAGACGAAGATAAAAGAATAATCCTAATAGCTGGACCATCCTCATCTGGTAAAACTACTTTTGCACAAAGACTATCGATTCAATTGCAGACTAGCGGAAAAAAGCCTATCTCTATTTCATTGGATGATTATTTTGTCGATAGAGAGAATACTCCTAAAGATGAAAATGGAGAGTATGATTTTGAATCGATTGAAGCGATAGATATTGAAAAATTTAATGAAGATTTATTAAGGCTTATTGCTGGTGAAGAAGTACATTTGCCAACATATAATTTTATTAAAGGAGTAAGAGAATATAGAGGCAGGATACTAAAAATAGAAAAGGATCAACCAATAATAATAGAAGGGATTCATGGTCTTAATGATAAATTGACTTCAGCTATACCTAAAAATAATAAGTTTAAGATTTATGTAAGTGCATTGACTCAGCTTAATATTGATTCACATAATAGAATCCCAACTACTGATTTAAGACTTATAAGAAGAATTGTAAGAGATAGTAAATATAGAGGAAATGATGCTGAGAAGACTCTTGGGTTATGGGATTCTGTTAGAAGAGGAGAAGAAAGAAATATATTTCCATTTCAAGAACAAGCAGATGTTATGTTTAATTCAGCTTTAGTATATGAATTAGCAGTATTAAAAAAATATGCGATACCTTTATTGGAGAAGGTTAGTAGAGATGTACCATATTATGCAGAAGCTAAAAGATTATTAAAGTTTTTAAGTTATTTTAAAGATATAGATGATGAATCAATAATTCCAAATACTTCCATTTTAAGGGAGTTCATTGGAGGTAGTTGTTTTAGAAAGGAATAG
- the glsA gene encoding glutaminase A gives MNELLNRIIESNREITSKGKVATYIPALSKANPKHLGICVADMQGNIYTAGEYNVKFTLQSISKTISLMLAIMDNGEEEVFKKVGMEPTGDAFNSIVKLEMINPSKPLNPMINAGAIAIASLIKGKDGEEKFQRLLSLFKKITGNEDLKVNEEVYLSEKRTGDRNRSMAYFMRDVGILEGDVEEILDVYFKQCSIEVDCVDVAKIGLFLANKGRVPHTSEKIVSEHIARIVKTFMVTCGMYNASGEFAIKVGVPAKSGVGGGIMAAVPHKMGIGVYGPALDEKGNSIGGYEVLKELSRELNLSIF, from the coding sequence TTGAATGAATTACTAAATAGAATAATAGAAAGTAATAGAGAGATAACTAGTAAAGGAAAGGTAGCTACATATATACCTGCATTAAGTAAAGCAAATCCAAAGCATTTAGGAATTTGTGTAGCTGACATGCAAGGTAATATTTATACTGCAGGTGAATATAATGTTAAATTTACACTACAGAGTATTTCGAAAACGATTTCCTTAATGTTAGCTATAATGGATAATGGAGAAGAAGAAGTATTCAAAAAAGTTGGAATGGAACCTACAGGAGATGCATTTAATTCAATAGTAAAACTAGAAATGATAAACCCATCAAAACCACTAAATCCGATGATTAATGCAGGAGCAATTGCAATAGCATCTTTAATAAAAGGGAAAGATGGAGAGGAGAAATTTCAAAGGCTACTTAGTCTTTTTAAAAAAATAACTGGTAATGAGGATTTAAAAGTTAATGAAGAAGTATATTTATCTGAAAAAAGAACAGGTGATAGAAATAGGTCTATGGCTTACTTTATGAGAGATGTTGGAATATTAGAAGGGGATGTAGAGGAAATTCTTGATGTATATTTCAAGCAGTGTTCAATAGAAGTAGATTGTGTCGATGTAGCTAAGATAGGACTTTTCTTAGCTAACAAAGGAAGAGTACCACACACATCTGAAAAGATAGTTTCTGAGCATATAGCTAGAATAGTTAAGACATTTATGGTTACTTGCGGAATGTATAATGCATCAGGTGAGTTTGCGATAAAAGTTGGAGTTCCAGCTAAAAGTGGGGTTGGTGGAGGAATTATGGCTGCAGTACCTCATAAAATGGGTATTGGTGTATATGGACCAGCATTAGATGAAAAAGGTAATTCTATAGGTGGGTACGAAGTATTAAAAGAATTGTCTAGAGAGTTAAACTTGAGTATTTTTTAG
- a CDS encoding NUDIX domain-containing protein: protein MKKFYEIKGHSGDIKIFLSEEAKNNLEDSNGALVVLFYNGNLVMTYHPKRRGWEFPAGTREEGETVLECATRETYEETGAELSEIQSIGYYTVQRENEILKYAIFIGKVEKFNPKPRWSETDLVKLFDRLPENISYDDDVYSIIIDYIKNYKE, encoded by the coding sequence TTGAAAAAATTTTATGAAATTAAAGGACATAGTGGAGACATTAAAATTTTTTTATCAGAAGAAGCTAAAAATAATCTAGAGGATTCAAATGGAGCTTTAGTAGTACTATTTTATAATGGGAATTTAGTTATGACCTATCATCCTAAGAGAAGAGGATGGGAATTTCCTGCTGGTACAAGAGAAGAAGGAGAAACTGTATTAGAGTGTGCTACTAGAGAGACTTATGAAGAAACGGGAGCTGAGTTATCAGAAATACAATCTATTGGGTATTATACAGTACAAAGAGAAAATGAGATATTAAAATATGCTATATTTATAGGGAAAGTTGAGAAGTTTAATCCTAAGCCGAGATGGAGTGAAACGGATTTGGTAAAATTATTTGATAGATTGCCAGAAAACATATCTTATGACGATGATGTATATAGCATAATAATAGATTACATTAAAAATTACAAAGAATAA
- a CDS encoding GerMN domain-containing protein: MIKKFSVIVLVILMIFNLAACSQGNKDIDNNKKDVEEIKEKDITLYFADDKLMNLVAEKIKVQIDQEPLEEIILTKLKQGPKNEKLRRTIAPHIQILGVEVVDSIAKVNISSSGLHGGSTEEVFFIASIVKSLTELDYIDKVQFLVDGKKVESLMGHIYAKEPFTRESVENIIS, from the coding sequence ATGATAAAGAAATTCTCAGTTATTGTACTGGTTATTCTAATGATATTTAATCTAGCTGCCTGTAGTCAGGGAAATAAAGATATAGATAACAATAAAAAAGATGTTGAGGAAATAAAAGAAAAAGATATAACATTATATTTTGCTGATGATAAGCTTATGAATTTAGTAGCAGAGAAAATAAAGGTACAAATAGACCAAGAACCATTAGAAGAAATTATTTTAACTAAGCTTAAACAAGGTCCTAAAAATGAAAAACTTAGAAGAACGATAGCTCCACATATACAGATACTAGGAGTAGAGGTTGTTGATAGCATTGCTAAAGTTAATATTTCTAGCAGTGGATTACATGGTGGTTCAACAGAAGAAGTATTTTTTATTGCATCTATTGTAAAGTCGTTAACAGAGCTAGATTATATAGATAAAGTACAGTTTTTAGTTGATGGTAAGAAAGTAGAAAGTTTGATGGGACATATTTATGCTAAAGAGCCTTTTACAAGAGAATCAGTTGAAAATATTATAAGTTAA
- the rodA gene encoding rod shape-determining protein RodA, with the protein MLERKLWRKFDYILFITIVLLCIYGFIVIASATSKTKGSDIQLGINLLKQLIKNPFLKTQITSFVLGLIAIFILILFNYDTFGRLYLLIYGFCNLLLIAVLLFGTGEEAWGARSWLSIGSFSFQPSEIVKIGIIISVAKFIDNNREKINDLFTLSKILMFSLTPVALILMQPDFGTATVFMFFILIMLFVAGLDIKYILYAAGSGLLSFPILWLFLLKDYQKERIRVFIDPSRDAMGSGYQVIQSKIAIGSGKILGRGLFHGVQTQYGFLPEKHTDFIFAVIGEELGLIGGLILLLLYFIMLYRLIVIAKNSKDLMGSLIVIGIASMITFHIIENIGMTMGLMPVTGIPLPFISYGGTFLLANLISIGLVLSIGMRRDKLNF; encoded by the coding sequence ATGTTAGAAAGAAAACTTTGGAGAAAGTTTGATTATATATTATTTATAACAATAGTTTTATTATGTATATATGGTTTCATAGTAATTGCAAGCGCAACTTCTAAAACTAAAGGAAGCGATATACAATTAGGCATAAACTTGTTAAAACAACTTATTAAAAACCCTTTTCTTAAAACTCAAATCACTTCATTTGTATTAGGTTTAATAGCTATATTTATTTTAATCTTATTTAATTATGACACATTTGGTAGATTATATCTTTTAATATATGGATTCTGTAATCTTTTATTAATAGCAGTTTTACTGTTTGGAACTGGTGAAGAAGCTTGGGGTGCTAGAAGCTGGTTATCTATTGGAAGTTTTAGTTTCCAACCTTCAGAGATTGTTAAAATAGGTATTATAATCTCCGTAGCAAAGTTTATAGACAATAATAGAGAAAAAATTAATGACCTTTTTACATTATCCAAAATACTTATGTTTTCTTTAACCCCGGTTGCATTAATTCTTATGCAGCCTGATTTTGGGACAGCCACTGTTTTTATGTTTTTCATCTTAATAATGTTATTTGTAGCAGGTCTCGATATAAAATATATTTTGTATGCTGCTGGTTCTGGACTACTAAGCTTTCCTATTTTATGGTTGTTTTTACTAAAGGATTACCAAAAAGAGCGTATTAGAGTTTTTATTGATCCTAGTCGTGATGCAATGGGATCAGGTTATCAGGTTATACAATCAAAAATAGCAATTGGTTCTGGTAAAATACTTGGTAGAGGTCTTTTCCATGGAGTACAAACACAGTATGGCTTTCTACCTGAGAAACATACCGATTTTATATTTGCTGTAATTGGTGAAGAGTTAGGATTAATAGGAGGACTTATTTTACTTTTGCTTTACTTTATTATGTTATATAGACTTATAGTAATCGCCAAAAACTCCAAAGACCTTATGGGATCTTTGATAGTTATAGGTATAGCTTCAATGATTACTTTTCACATTATAGAAAACATAGGAATGACAATGGGATTGATGCCTGTAACAGGTATACCTTTACCTTTCATTAGTTATGGTGGTACTTTCTTATTGGCAAATCTAATAAGCATTGGATTAGTTCTCAGTATTGGAATGAGAAGGGACAAACTAAATTTTTAA